A stretch of Enterobacter cloacae complex sp. ECNIH7 DNA encodes these proteins:
- the gpsA gene encoding NAD(P)H-dependent glycerol-3-phosphate dehydrogenase, which yields MSTVNASMTVIGAGSYGTALAITLARNGHEVVLWGHDPKHIATLQRDRCNVAFLPDVPFPDSLHLESDLATALAASRNILIVVPSHVFGDVLRQIKPLMRPDARIVWATKGLEAETGRLLQDVAREALGDEIPLAVISGPTFAKELAAGLPTAISLASTDQAFSDDLQQLLHCGKSFRVYSNPDFIGVQLGGAVKNVIAIGAGMSDGIGFGANARTALITRGLTEMSRLGEALGADPATFMGMAGLGDLVLTCTDNQSRNRRFGMMLGQGSDVKGAQEKIGQVVEGYRNTREVRELAHRFGVEMPITEEIYQVLYCGKNAREAALTLLGRARKDERSSN from the coding sequence ATGAGCACTGTTAATGCGTCAATGACTGTGATCGGTGCCGGCTCATACGGCACCGCTCTTGCCATCACGCTGGCAAGAAATGGTCACGAAGTGGTTCTCTGGGGCCACGATCCAAAACATATCGCAACGCTGCAACGCGACCGTTGTAACGTGGCGTTTCTTCCGGACGTTCCGTTCCCCGACTCCCTGCACCTTGAAAGCGACCTTGCGACCGCGCTGGCGGCCAGCCGCAACATTCTGATTGTGGTCCCGAGCCATGTATTTGGCGACGTGCTCCGTCAGATTAAGCCGCTGATGCGCCCGGATGCGCGCATTGTCTGGGCGACTAAAGGACTGGAAGCCGAAACCGGACGCCTGCTGCAGGACGTTGCCCGCGAAGCGCTGGGTGATGAGATCCCGCTGGCGGTCATCTCCGGCCCGACCTTTGCCAAAGAGCTGGCCGCTGGCCTGCCGACGGCGATTTCGCTGGCCTCCACCGATCAGGCCTTCTCCGACGATCTTCAACAGCTGCTGCACTGCGGCAAGAGCTTCCGCGTCTACAGCAACCCCGATTTTATCGGCGTGCAGCTGGGCGGTGCGGTGAAGAACGTGATTGCGATTGGTGCCGGGATGTCAGACGGCATTGGTTTTGGTGCCAATGCGCGTACGGCGCTGATCACCCGAGGACTGACCGAAATGTCCCGCCTGGGCGAAGCGCTGGGTGCCGATCCGGCCACCTTTATGGGAATGGCTGGCCTGGGCGACCTGGTGCTGACCTGTACCGATAACCAGTCTCGTAACCGTCGTTTTGGCATGATGCTCGGACAGGGCAGCGATGTTAAAGGCGCGCAGGAGAAGATTGGTCAGGTGGTTGAAGGCTACCGCAATACCAGGGAAGTCCGCGAGTTGGCGCACCGTTTCGGTGTCGAAATGCCAATAACCGAGGAAATTTATCAGGTATTGTATTGCGGAAAAAATGCGCGCGAGGCAGCATTGACCTTATTAGGTCGTGCGCGCAAGGACGAGCGCAGCAGTAACTAG
- the lldD gene encoding FMN-dependent L-lactate dehydrogenase LldD, whose translation MIISAASDYRAAAQRILPPFLFHYIDGGAYAEYTLRRNVEDLSEVALRQRVLKNMSDLSLETKLFNETLSMPVALAPVGLCGMYARRGEVQAAAAADAKGIPFTLSTVSVCPIEEVAPTIKRPMWFQLYVLRDRGFMRNALERAKAAGCTTLVFTVDMPTPGARYRDAHSGMSGPNAALRRYWQAMTHPQWAWDVGLNGRPHDLGNISAYLGKPTGLEDYIGWLANNFDPSISWKDLEWIREFWDGPMVIKGILDPEDARDAVRFGADGIVVSNHGGRQLDGVLSSARALPAIADAVKGDIAILADSGIRNGLDVVRMIALGADSVLLGRAYLYALATAGQAGVANLLNLIDKEMKVAMTLTGAKTIGEISRDSLVQELSKLPAALAPLAQGNAA comes from the coding sequence ATGATTATTTCAGCAGCCAGTGACTATCGCGCCGCGGCGCAGCGCATTTTGCCCCCGTTCCTGTTCCACTATATCGACGGCGGGGCGTATGCCGAATACACCCTGCGCCGCAACGTGGAAGATCTGTCGGAGGTGGCTCTGCGCCAGCGCGTGCTGAAGAATATGTCTGACCTGAGCCTTGAGACAAAGCTGTTCAACGAAACGCTCTCCATGCCGGTGGCGCTCGCGCCTGTAGGCCTGTGCGGCATGTATGCCCGCCGTGGCGAAGTGCAGGCGGCCGCGGCGGCGGATGCCAAAGGCATTCCGTTTACCCTCTCCACCGTGTCCGTCTGCCCGATTGAAGAGGTCGCCCCGACCATCAAGCGCCCGATGTGGTTCCAGCTGTACGTCCTGCGCGATCGCGGCTTTATGCGCAACGCGCTCGAGCGCGCCAAAGCGGCGGGCTGCACCACGCTGGTCTTTACCGTCGATATGCCGACCCCCGGGGCGCGCTATCGTGATGCCCACTCCGGCATGAGCGGCCCGAATGCTGCGTTACGCCGCTACTGGCAGGCCATGACCCATCCGCAGTGGGCGTGGGATGTCGGCCTGAACGGTCGTCCGCACGATCTCGGGAATATCTCGGCATACCTCGGTAAACCGACCGGGCTGGAGGATTACATCGGCTGGCTGGCGAACAACTTCGATCCGTCGATCTCGTGGAAAGACCTGGAGTGGATCCGCGAGTTCTGGGACGGCCCGATGGTGATCAAAGGGATCCTCGATCCGGAAGATGCCCGCGACGCGGTACGCTTTGGCGCAGACGGGATTGTGGTCTCTAACCACGGCGGACGCCAGCTTGACGGGGTGCTCTCTTCCGCACGCGCCCTGCCGGCCATCGCCGATGCGGTGAAAGGCGATATTGCGATCCTGGCCGACAGCGGCATCCGCAACGGGCTGGACGTGGTGCGCATGATTGCGCTGGGCGCCGACAGCGTGCTGCTGGGACGCGCGTATCTGTATGCGCTGGCGACGGCGGGCCAGGCAGGGGTGGCGAATCTGCTCAACCTGATCGACAAAGAGATGAAGGTGGCGATGACGCTGACAGGAGCGAAAACAATCGGTGAAATCAGCAGAGATTCTCTGGTGCAGGAGTTAAGCAAATTACCGGCGGCGCTGGCGCCACTTGCTCAGGGAAACGCGGCGTAA
- a CDS encoding rhodanese-like domain-containing protein — protein MQEIMQFVSRHPVLSIAWIGLLAAVLFTTFKSLTSKIKVITRGEATRLINKEDAVVVDLRQRDDFRKGHIAGAINLLPAEIKANNVGELEKHKAQPIIVVDATGMQAQESASALHKAGFENVTVLKEGISGWSGENLPLVRGK, from the coding sequence ATGCAAGAAATTATGCAATTCGTTAGCCGCCATCCGGTTCTGAGCATCGCGTGGATTGGCCTGCTGGCTGCTGTGCTGTTCACCACATTTAAGAGCCTGACGTCTAAAATTAAGGTTATCACCCGTGGTGAAGCGACGCGTCTGATCAACAAAGAAGATGCCGTCGTGGTCGATCTGCGTCAGCGTGACGATTTCCGTAAAGGTCACATTGCGGGCGCAATCAACCTGCTGCCAGCTGAAATCAAAGCGAACAACGTCGGTGAGCTTGAGAAACACAAAGCCCAGCCGATTATCGTTGTCGATGCGACCGGCATGCAGGCACAGGAATCTGCCAGCGCGCTTCATAAAGCAGGCTTCGAAAACGTAACGGTGCTGAAAGAAGGTATTTCCGGCTGGAGCGGGGAAAATCTTCCTTTGGTACGCGGTAAATAA
- the lldR gene encoding transcriptional regulator LldR, with translation MIVMPRRLSDEIASRVRALIEEQQLEAGMKLPAERQLAAQLGVSRNSLREALATLVSEGVLVSRRGGGTFVRWQHDDWSEQNIVQPLKTLMENDPDYSFDILEARHAIETSTAWHAAMRATDADKEKLIACFEATQSSDPDIASQADVRFHLAIAEASHNVVLLQTMRGFFDLLQSSVKQSRQRMYLVPPVFARLTEQHEAVLNAILAGDAEAARKAMMAHLGFVHTTIKRFDEDQARQARITRLPGDSDISRENKA, from the coding sequence ATGATAGTAATGCCCAGACGCCTGTCCGACGAGATTGCCTCTCGCGTGCGGGCGCTGATTGAAGAACAACAGCTGGAAGCGGGCATGAAGTTGCCCGCCGAACGCCAGCTCGCCGCCCAGCTTGGCGTGTCGCGCAATTCTCTGCGTGAGGCGCTGGCGACGCTGGTTAGCGAAGGGGTGCTGGTGAGCCGTCGCGGCGGCGGCACCTTTGTACGCTGGCAGCATGACGACTGGTCCGAGCAAAACATCGTGCAGCCGCTGAAGACGCTGATGGAGAACGACCCGGACTACAGCTTCGACATCCTTGAAGCGCGTCACGCTATCGAAACCAGTACCGCCTGGCACGCGGCCATGCGGGCAACCGACGCCGACAAAGAGAAACTCATCGCCTGCTTTGAGGCCACGCAGAGCAGCGACCCGGATATCGCCTCCCAGGCGGACGTCCGTTTTCACCTGGCGATTGCCGAGGCGTCGCACAACGTGGTGCTGCTTCAGACCATGCGAGGGTTCTTCGACCTGCTGCAATCCTCCGTGAAGCAGAGCCGCCAGCGCATGTATCTGGTTCCGCCAGTGTTTGCCCGGCTAACCGAACAGCACGAGGCGGTGCTCAACGCCATTCTGGCCGGTGATGCCGAGGCCGCGCGCAAAGCGATGATGGCGCATCTCGGCTTCGTGCACACCACCATTAAACGATTCGATGAAGACCAGGCCCGACAGGCGCGTATTACCCGTCTGCCTGGCGACAGTGATATTTCCAGGGAGAACAAAGCATGA
- the grxC gene encoding glutaredoxin 3 produces MANIEIYTKATCPFCHRAKALLNSKGVTFQELPIDGDAIKREEMIKRSGRTTVPQIFIDAQHIGGCDDLYALDARGGLDPLLS; encoded by the coding sequence ATGGCCAATATTGAGATCTATACCAAAGCGACGTGCCCGTTCTGTCATCGTGCGAAAGCGCTGCTGAACAGCAAAGGCGTCACGTTCCAGGAACTGCCGATCGACGGTGACGCGATTAAACGCGAAGAGATGATCAAACGTAGTGGTCGCACGACGGTTCCGCAGATTTTTATTGATGCGCAGCACATTGGCGGCTGTGATGACTTGTATGCGCTCGACGCCCGTGGTGGACTCGATCCGCTGCTGAGCTAA
- the lldP gene encoding L-lactate permease encodes MSLWQQNYDPAGNIWLSSLIASLPILFFFFALIKLKLKGYLAATYTVAIALMVALFFYKMPVDRALASVVYGFFYGLWPIAWIIIAAVFVYKISVKTGQFDIIRSSILSITPDQRLQMLIVGFSFGAFLEGAAGFGAPVAITAALLVGLGFNPLYAAGLCLIVNTAPVAFGAMGIPILVAGQVTGLDSFEIGQMVGRQLPFLTIIVLFWIMAIMDGWRGVKETWPAVMVAGGSFAIAQYLSSNFLGPELPDIISSLVSLVCLTLFLKRWQPVRIFRFADMGASQVDQTLARTGYTAGQVIRAWSPFLFLTATVTLWSIPPFKALFAPGGALYDMVINISVPFLDKMVARMPPVVHAATPYAAVYKFDWFSATGTAILFAAILSVVWLRMKPAAAVQTFAATVKELMLPIYSIGMVLAFAFISNYSGLSSTLALALAHTSHAFTFFSPFLGWLGVFLTGSDTSSNALFAALQATAAQQIGVSDVLLVAANTTGGVTGKMISPQSIAIACAAVGLVGKESDLFRFTVKHSLIFTCMVGVITTLQAYVLTWMIP; translated from the coding sequence ATGAGCCTCTGGCAACAAAACTACGACCCAGCCGGTAATATCTGGCTGTCGAGCCTGATCGCATCGCTTCCGATCCTGTTCTTCTTCTTTGCGCTGATTAAGCTCAAGCTGAAGGGCTACCTCGCCGCGACGTATACCGTTGCTATCGCCCTGATGGTAGCGCTGTTCTTCTATAAAATGCCGGTCGATCGCGCGCTGGCCTCCGTCGTCTACGGTTTCTTCTACGGCCTGTGGCCGATTGCGTGGATCATCATCGCGGCGGTGTTTGTCTATAAAATCTCGGTGAAAACCGGGCAGTTCGACATAATCCGTTCGTCGATTCTTTCCATCACGCCGGACCAGCGCCTGCAGATGCTGATTGTCGGCTTCTCCTTCGGGGCGTTTCTGGAAGGCGCGGCAGGCTTTGGCGCACCGGTGGCGATCACAGCCGCGCTGCTGGTGGGTCTGGGCTTTAACCCGCTCTATGCCGCGGGCCTGTGCCTGATTGTGAACACCGCGCCGGTTGCGTTTGGCGCGATGGGCATTCCGATTCTGGTGGCCGGACAGGTCACCGGGCTGGACAGCTTCGAGATCGGCCAGATGGTTGGCCGCCAGCTGCCCTTCCTGACCATTATCGTCCTGTTCTGGATCATGGCGATTATGGACGGCTGGCGCGGCGTGAAGGAGACCTGGCCTGCGGTGATGGTGGCGGGCGGTTCGTTCGCTATCGCTCAATACCTCAGCTCGAACTTCCTCGGCCCGGAGCTGCCGGACATCATCTCTTCGCTGGTGTCGCTGGTCTGTCTGACGCTGTTCCTTAAACGCTGGCAGCCGGTGCGTATTTTCCGCTTCGCCGACATGGGCGCTTCGCAGGTTGATCAAACCCTGGCACGTACGGGCTATACGGCAGGACAGGTGATCCGCGCCTGGTCGCCGTTCCTGTTCCTGACCGCAACGGTCACCCTGTGGAGCATCCCGCCGTTTAAAGCCCTGTTTGCCCCGGGCGGGGCGCTGTACGACATGGTGATTAACATCTCCGTACCGTTCCTCGACAAGATGGTCGCCCGTATGCCGCCGGTGGTGCACGCTGCCACGCCGTATGCCGCGGTCTATAAATTCGACTGGTTCTCCGCCACCGGTACCGCCATCCTGTTTGCCGCTATTCTTTCCGTAGTATGGCTGCGCATGAAGCCTGCGGCCGCGGTGCAGACCTTTGCCGCGACCGTTAAAGAGCTGATGCTGCCGATTTACTCCATCGGCATGGTGCTGGCGTTCGCGTTTATCTCGAACTACTCCGGCCTGTCATCGACGCTGGCGCTGGCGCTGGCCCATACCAGCCACGCCTTCACCTTCTTCTCGCCGTTCCTCGGCTGGCTGGGGGTGTTCCTGACCGGTTCCGATACCTCGTCTAACGCCCTGTTCGCCGCGCTGCAGGCAACGGCAGCCCAGCAGATTGGCGTGTCGGACGTCCTGCTGGTGGCCGCGAATACCACCGGCGGCGTGACCGGAAAAATGATCTCTCCACAATCCATCGCCATTGCCTGTGCGGCGGTGGGACTGGTCGGTAAAGAGTCGGATCTGTTCCGCTTTACCGTGAAACACAGCCTGATATTCACCTGCATGGTGGGGGTAATCACCACCCTGCAGGCCTATGTCTTAACCTGGATGATCCCATGA
- a CDS encoding YibL family ribosome-associated protein, protein MKEVEKNEIKRLSDRLDLIRHQMAGLSLVDSAEKYAELEKEAATLEKEIERLREVKGQKLSKEAQKLMNMPHRRAITKKEQADMGKLKKSVRGLVVVHPMTELGREMGLKEMTGFCKTAF, encoded by the coding sequence ATGAAAGAAGTCGAAAAGAACGAAATTAAACGCCTGAGCGACCGCCTGGATCTGATCCGCCATCAGATGGCTGGCCTGTCACTGGTCGATTCCGCCGAGAAGTACGCCGAGCTGGAAAAAGAAGCCGCCACGCTGGAAAAAGAAATCGAGCGCCTGCGCGAAGTGAAAGGCCAGAAGCTGAGCAAAGAAGCGCAGAAGCTGATGAACATGCCGCACCGCCGCGCGATCACCAAAAAAGAACAGGCCGACATGGGCAAGCTGAAGAAAAGCGTCCGCGGTCTGGTGGTGGTACACCCGATGACCGAGCTTGGCCGCGAAATGGGCCTGAAAGAGATGACGGGTTTTTGTAAGACCGCGTTCTGA
- the trmL gene encoding tRNA (uridine(34)/cytosine(34)/5-carboxymethylaminomethyluridine(34)-2'-O)-methyltransferase TrmL: MLNIVLFEPEIPPNTGNIIRLCANTGFRLHIIEPMGFTWDDKRLRRAGLDYHEFTAVVRHHDYAAFLEAEKPQRMFALTTKGTPAHSAVSYQAGDYLMFGPETRGLPATILDALPAEQKIRIPMMPDSRSMNLSNAVSVVVYEAWRQLGYPGAILRS, translated from the coding sequence ATGCTTAACATCGTTTTATTCGAACCAGAAATTCCGCCGAATACCGGCAATATTATCCGCCTGTGTGCCAACACCGGTTTTCGTCTGCATATCATTGAGCCGATGGGCTTTACGTGGGACGACAAACGTCTGCGTCGCGCAGGGCTGGATTATCATGAATTTACCGCCGTCGTTCGCCATCACGATTACGCCGCGTTTCTGGAAGCAGAGAAGCCGCAGCGCATGTTCGCCCTGACTACCAAAGGCACGCCAGCGCATAGCGCCGTGAGCTATCAGGCAGGTGACTATCTGATGTTTGGCCCGGAAACCCGCGGCCTGCCGGCCACGATCCTGGATGCCCTGCCCGCCGAGCAGAAAATCCGTATTCCGATGATGCCGGACAGCCGCAGCATGAACCTGTCGAATGCGGTGTCGGTGGTGGTGTATGAAGCCTGGCGCCAGCTGGGGTATCCGGGCGCCATTCTCAGAAGTTAA
- the cysE gene encoding serine O-acetyltransferase produces the protein MPCEELDIVWNNIKAEARALADCEPMLASFYHATLLKHENLGSALSYMLANKLASSIMPAIAIREVVEEAYAADPEMIASAACDIQAVRTRDPAVDKYSTPLLYLKGFHALQAYRIGHWLWNEGRRALAIFLQNQVSVTFQVDIHPAAKIGRGIMLDHATGIVVGETAVIEDDVSILQSVTLGGTGKTSGDRHPKIREGVMIGAGAKILGNIEVGRGAKIGAGSVVLQPVPPHTTAAGVPARIVGKPDSDKPSMDMDQHFNGIHHTFEYGDGI, from the coding sequence ATGCCGTGTGAAGAACTGGATATCGTCTGGAACAATATTAAAGCCGAAGCTCGGGCGCTGGCCGACTGCGAGCCTATGCTGGCCAGTTTCTACCACGCGACGCTACTTAAGCACGAAAACCTCGGCAGCGCGCTGAGCTATATGCTCGCCAACAAGCTGGCTTCCTCGATCATGCCCGCTATCGCTATTCGTGAAGTGGTGGAAGAGGCGTACGCCGCAGACCCGGAAATGATCGCCTCTGCCGCCTGCGATATTCAGGCCGTGCGCACGCGTGATCCGGCGGTCGATAAATATTCTACGCCGCTGCTGTACCTGAAAGGCTTCCACGCCCTGCAGGCTTACCGCATCGGCCACTGGCTGTGGAATGAAGGCCGCCGCGCGCTGGCGATCTTCCTGCAAAACCAGGTTTCCGTGACGTTCCAGGTCGATATTCACCCGGCTGCGAAAATTGGCCGCGGGATCATGCTCGACCACGCCACCGGGATTGTCGTCGGGGAAACGGCGGTCATTGAAGATGACGTCTCGATCCTGCAGTCGGTTACCCTGGGCGGTACCGGTAAAACCAGCGGCGATCGCCACCCGAAAATCCGTGAAGGGGTGATGATTGGCGCGGGTGCCAAAATCCTTGGCAATATCGAAGTCGGGCGCGGTGCGAAGATCGGCGCAGGCTCCGTAGTGCTCCAGCCCGTGCCGCCGCATACCACCGCCGCTGGCGTACCGGCGCGCATCGTCGGTAAACCAGACAGCGATAAGCCGTCCATGGACATGGATCAGCACTTCAACGGCATTCACCATACGTTCGAGTATGGTGACGGCATTTAA
- a CDS encoding MFS transporter, with translation MAYSGKVDIQQVIDESPFSGFHWLLIVLGFLVLAIDGFDTAAMGYIAPTLSAEWGIHKQDLGPVLSAALLGLSLGALVAGPVSDRMGRKRVLVFSCLFFGLASLGTAWAQSLNTLTLWRFLTGLGLGAAMPNAITLISEFAPQRCRAMAINTMYCGFPLGAAGGGAISSWLIPHHGWRSVLLTGAIAPLVLTLLLALFLPESVKFLVQRGKDVMQVRRIASRFARSTLDSVTGFFLAEEKVASKKGSVSQLFSMPWLPGTLMLWVTYFMGLVIYYVLLSWMPTLMQGMGYALAESAWLTSLFTFGGTAGILLAGWMMDRWEAHRVVACGFVLTMGLILLLGIEHNHIALFGGLIFLMGIAMNGAQSGMQTLAATFYPTECRATGIAWMQGIGRFGGVAGTMTSAQLLSMQWQADSILMILSVPALVAAAATVYKMLYGRSQEPGVA, from the coding sequence ATGGCGTATTCAGGTAAGGTGGATATTCAGCAGGTGATCGATGAGAGTCCCTTTTCAGGGTTTCACTGGCTGCTCATTGTACTGGGCTTTCTGGTTCTGGCGATCGATGGTTTTGATACGGCAGCGATGGGCTACATTGCACCCACGCTGTCGGCAGAATGGGGAATACACAAACAGGATCTGGGGCCGGTGCTGAGCGCAGCGCTGCTGGGGCTGTCGCTGGGCGCGCTGGTTGCCGGTCCGGTATCGGACCGGATGGGGCGCAAGCGCGTGCTGGTCTTTTCGTGCCTGTTCTTCGGCCTTGCGAGCCTGGGGACGGCCTGGGCGCAAAGTCTGAATACCCTGACGCTGTGGCGCTTTCTGACTGGACTGGGCCTCGGCGCCGCAATGCCTAACGCCATCACGCTGATCTCCGAGTTTGCCCCCCAGCGCTGTCGCGCCATGGCGATCAATACCATGTACTGCGGCTTCCCTCTGGGCGCGGCGGGCGGCGGCGCGATCTCTTCCTGGCTTATCCCCCACCACGGCTGGCGAAGCGTGCTGCTGACCGGGGCGATTGCGCCGCTGGTTTTAACGCTGCTGCTGGCGCTGTTTTTACCGGAGTCCGTGAAGTTTCTGGTGCAGCGCGGGAAAGACGTCATGCAGGTCCGCCGCATCGCCAGCCGGTTTGCCCGCAGCACGCTGGATAGCGTCACGGGCTTTTTCCTGGCGGAGGAGAAAGTCGCCTCTAAAAAAGGGAGCGTGTCGCAACTGTTTTCCATGCCCTGGCTGCCCGGCACCCTGATGCTGTGGGTGACCTACTTTATGGGGCTGGTCATTTACTACGTTCTGCTAAGCTGGATGCCAACGCTGATGCAGGGGATGGGCTATGCCCTGGCGGAATCTGCCTGGCTCACCTCGTTGTTCACCTTCGGCGGCACCGCAGGCATTCTGCTCGCGGGCTGGATGATGGACCGCTGGGAAGCGCACAGGGTGGTCGCGTGTGGTTTCGTGCTGACAATGGGCCTCATCCTTTTGCTTGGCATTGAGCATAACCATATCGCCCTGTTTGGCGGGCTGATTTTCCTGATGGGGATCGCGATGAACGGCGCGCAATCGGGCATGCAAACCCTGGCCGCCACCTTTTACCCTACCGAGTGCCGCGCGACGGGCATCGCCTGGATGCAGGGGATCGGCCGCTTTGGCGGCGTGGCGGGAACCATGACCAGCGCCCAGCTTCTCTCTATGCAGTGGCAGGCAGACAGTATTTTAATGATCCTCAGCGTGCCCGCTCTGGTAGCCGCTGCGGCAACCGTCTACAAAATGCTGTACGGCCGCTCGCAGGAACCCGGCGTCGCGTAG
- the secB gene encoding protein-export chaperone SecB, translating into MSEQNNTEMTFQIQRIYTKDVSFEAPNAPHVFQKDWQPEVKLDLDTASTQLADDVYEVVLRVTVTASLGEETAFLCEVQQGGIFSIGGIEGNQMAHCLGAYCPNILFPYARECITSLVSRGTFPQLNLAPVNFDALFMNYLQQQAGEGAEQHQDA; encoded by the coding sequence ATGTCAGAACAAAACAACACCGAAATGACTTTCCAGATTCAGCGTATCTACACCAAGGACGTCTCTTTCGAAGCGCCAAATGCGCCACATGTTTTCCAGAAAGACTGGCAGCCAGAGGTTAAACTTGATCTGGATACCGCATCTACCCAGCTGGCAGATGACGTGTATGAAGTCGTGCTGCGTGTGACCGTTACCGCGTCCCTGGGCGAAGAAACCGCATTCCTGTGTGAAGTTCAGCAGGGCGGCATCTTCTCTATCGGCGGTATCGAAGGCAACCAGATGGCGCATTGCCTGGGTGCGTACTGCCCGAACATTCTGTTCCCGTATGCGCGTGAATGCATCACCAGCCTGGTTTCTCGCGGTACATTCCCGCAACTGAACCTTGCGCCAGTTAACTTTGATGCGCTGTTCATGAACTATCTGCAGCAGCAAGCTGGCGAAGGTGCTGAACAACATCAGGATGCCTGA
- the mtlR gene encoding mannitol operon repressor MtlR produces the protein MMHSAAQVNLRPNNRLSDMQAIMEQTQAFENRVLERLNAGKTVRSFLIAAVELLTEAVNILVLQVFRKDDYAVKYAVEPLLDGDGPLGDLSVRLKLIYGLGVLNRQEYEDAELLMALREELNHDGNEYTFTDDEILGPFGELHCVTALPPAPHFDNSDPELYAMQKLRYQQVVRSTMVLSLTELISRISLKKAFQK, from the coding sequence ATGATGCACAGTGCGGCGCAGGTTAACCTGCGCCCAAATAATAGATTGTCAGATATGCAGGCAATAATGGAACAAACCCAGGCCTTTGAAAATCGTGTGCTTGAGCGTCTGAATGCTGGCAAAACCGTACGAAGCTTCCTGATTGCCGCCGTCGAGCTGTTAACCGAGGCGGTGAATATCCTGGTGCTTCAGGTGTTTCGCAAAGACGACTACGCGGTAAAGTATGCTGTAGAACCGTTACTGGACGGAGACGGACCGCTGGGCGATCTATCCGTGCGTCTGAAGCTGATTTATGGTCTTGGCGTGCTCAACCGACAAGAGTATGAAGATGCGGAGCTGTTAATGGCGCTGCGCGAAGAACTCAATCATGACGGTAACGAGTACACCTTTACCGATGATGAGATCCTGGGGCCCTTCGGCGAGCTGCACTGCGTCACCGCGCTGCCCCCTGCTCCCCATTTTGATAACAGCGACCCTGAGCTCTACGCGATGCAAAAGCTGCGTTATCAACAGGTTGTCCGTTCCACGATGGTTCTCTCCCTGACTGAGCTGATTTCCCGAATCAGCTTAAAAAAAGCGTTTCAGAAGTAA